From the genome of Phytohabitans rumicis, one region includes:
- a CDS encoding ATP-binding cassette domain-containing protein, whose amino-acid sequence MLVVEGLRKRYGELWALDGFDLTVRPGTVHGLLGPNGAGKTTAVRILATLLRADAGRALLDGYDVARQPAQVRSRIGLVGQHAAVDEVLGGRQNLVMFGRLFHLGKREAGRRADHLLERFGLADAAGKPVKQYSGGMRRRLDLAASLILAPAVLFLDEPTTGLDPRGRNEVWEVVRALVADGTTVLLTTQYLDEADQLAAQISVLDHGRVIAEGTPDQLKSRIGGDRIDVVVHAAADLGAAAAVVRGVATGEPEIDDDTRRVSAPVKDRVAALTEVVRALDDRGVAVEDIALRRPTLDEVFLRLTEVHP is encoded by the coding sequence GTGCTTGTGGTGGAGGGACTGCGTAAGAGGTATGGGGAACTGTGGGCTTTGGACGGCTTCGACCTGACCGTCCGGCCCGGCACGGTGCACGGCCTGCTCGGCCCGAACGGCGCCGGCAAGACCACCGCCGTGCGCATCCTGGCCACGCTGCTGCGGGCCGACGCCGGTCGGGCGCTCCTCGACGGGTACGACGTGGCGCGCCAGCCGGCGCAGGTGCGTTCCCGGATCGGGCTGGTCGGCCAGCACGCGGCGGTCGACGAGGTGCTCGGCGGCCGGCAGAACCTGGTGATGTTCGGGCGGCTGTTCCACCTCGGCAAGCGGGAGGCCGGGCGGCGGGCGGACCACCTGCTGGAGCGGTTCGGGCTGGCCGACGCCGCGGGCAAGCCGGTCAAGCAGTACTCGGGCGGCATGCGCCGGCGGTTGGACCTCGCCGCCAGCCTGATCCTGGCGCCGGCCGTGCTCTTCCTGGACGAGCCGACGACCGGCCTCGACCCGCGCGGCCGCAACGAGGTGTGGGAGGTGGTCCGCGCGCTGGTCGCGGACGGCACGACGGTGCTGCTGACCACGCAGTACCTGGACGAGGCCGACCAGCTCGCCGCCCAGATCTCGGTGCTCGACCACGGCCGGGTCATCGCGGAGGGTACGCCGGACCAGCTCAAGTCCCGGATCGGCGGCGACCGGATCGACGTGGTGGTGCACGCGGCCGCGGACCTCGGCGCGGCCGCGGCCGTCGTCCGGGGCGTCGCGACCGGCGAGCCGGAGATCGACGACGACACCCGCCGGGTGAGCGCCCCGGTGAAGGACCGGGTGGCCGCGCTGACCGAGGTGGTCCGGGCGCTCGACGACCGGGGCGTCGCGGTCGAGGACATCGCGCTGCGCCGCCCGACCCTGGACGAGGTCTTCCTGCGACTGACGGAGGTGCACCCGTGA
- a CDS encoding RICIN domain-containing protein — protein MPRAPRTLLATAVASLALLASFMFAGSAQAATVTVTNGVPFTDTSGNLLHAHGGGMIKVGSYYYWFGENRNDDNTFRYVSVYRSTDLRNWEFRNNVLTQGSAAELNVANIERPKVIYNSSTGQYVLWMHWENGSDYGQARVAVATSSTVDGSYTYRGSFRPLGYDSRDMTVFRDDDGTAYLISSTRVNADLNIYRLTSDYLGVASLVQTLWPGNYREAPAMFKRNGVYFLVTSGATGWAPNQARYATATSVAGTWTSPATFGNSIAYGSQSAYVVPVQGTSTTSYLFLGDRWAGAWSGKVNDSKYVWLPLTFPSNTSLSMSWYPRVNIDAATGAVSGTGSGYAYEYPKPRHSGKCLDVVSQSTADGANVVQYACNSGANQQWQALDLGTGYYQLIARHSNKCLTVPGASTADSVQVQQSACASGNTSQQWQITDLGSGYHRLTARHSGKCLDVAGYSTADSARVVQYTCNGGNNQQWQRISAP, from the coding sequence ATGCCCAGGGCACCTCGTACGCTGCTCGCCACCGCGGTGGCGAGCCTCGCGCTGTTGGCCTCGTTCATGTTCGCCGGCAGCGCCCAGGCCGCGACCGTGACGGTCACCAACGGCGTCCCGTTCACCGACACCTCCGGCAACCTGCTGCACGCCCACGGCGGCGGGATGATCAAGGTGGGGTCCTACTACTACTGGTTCGGGGAGAACCGCAACGACGACAACACCTTCCGGTACGTCTCCGTCTACCGCTCGACCGACCTCCGCAACTGGGAGTTCCGGAACAACGTGCTGACGCAGGGCTCGGCCGCCGAGCTCAACGTCGCCAACATCGAGCGCCCCAAGGTCATCTACAACTCCAGCACCGGCCAGTACGTCCTCTGGATGCACTGGGAGAACGGCTCCGACTACGGCCAGGCGCGCGTCGCGGTGGCGACCTCGTCCACGGTCGACGGCAGCTACACGTACCGGGGGAGCTTCCGGCCCCTCGGGTACGACTCGCGGGACATGACCGTGTTCCGCGACGACGACGGCACCGCGTACCTGATCTCGTCGACCCGGGTCAACGCGGACCTCAACATCTACCGGCTGACCTCCGACTACCTCGGCGTGGCCAGCCTGGTGCAGACCCTCTGGCCCGGCAACTACCGGGAAGCGCCGGCGATGTTCAAGCGCAACGGCGTCTACTTCCTGGTCACCTCCGGCGCGACCGGCTGGGCGCCGAACCAGGCCAGGTACGCCACCGCCACCAGCGTCGCGGGCACCTGGACCTCGCCGGCGACGTTCGGCAACAGCATCGCGTACGGCTCGCAGTCCGCGTACGTGGTGCCGGTGCAGGGCACGTCCACCACGTCGTACCTCTTCCTGGGCGACCGGTGGGCGGGCGCCTGGAGCGGCAAGGTCAACGACTCCAAGTACGTCTGGCTGCCGCTGACCTTCCCGTCCAACACGTCGCTGTCGATGAGCTGGTACCCGCGGGTGAACATCGACGCCGCCACCGGAGCGGTGAGCGGCACGGGCTCCGGGTACGCGTACGAGTACCCGAAGCCGCGGCACAGCGGCAAGTGCCTCGACGTGGTCAGCCAGTCCACGGCCGACGGGGCGAACGTCGTGCAGTACGCCTGCAACAGCGGCGCCAACCAGCAGTGGCAGGCGCTCGACCTGGGCACCGGCTACTACCAACTGATCGCCCGGCACAGCAACAAGTGCCTGACGGTCCCGGGCGCCTCGACGGCCGACAGCGTGCAGGTGCAGCAGTCCGCCTGCGCGTCCGGGAACACCAGCCAGCAGTGGCAGATCACCGACCTGGGCAGCGGTTACCACCGGCTCACCGCGCGGCACAGCGGCAAGTGCCTCGATGTGGCCGGCTACTCGACCGCGGACAGCGCCCGGGTGGTGCAGTACACCTGCAACGGCGGTAACAACCAGCAGTGGCAGAGGATTAGCGCACCGTAA
- a CDS encoding winged helix-turn-helix transcriptional regulator, with amino-acid sequence MAATDPIEDLVADVFARACTSRGVLENVAGKWGILALAALSDGAYRFNALRRRVDGISEKMLAQTLHALERDGLVRRDVQGTIPPRVEYSLTPIGEKISFKLLELIELVEGEMPEVHAARARYDDTRR; translated from the coding sequence ATGGCCGCCACCGACCCCATCGAGGACCTCGTCGCCGACGTCTTCGCGCGTGCGTGCACGTCCCGCGGGGTCCTGGAGAACGTGGCCGGCAAGTGGGGGATCCTCGCCCTGGCCGCCCTGTCCGACGGGGCGTACCGGTTCAACGCGCTGCGCCGCCGGGTCGACGGGATCAGCGAGAAGATGCTGGCCCAGACCCTGCACGCGCTGGAGCGCGACGGGCTCGTCCGGCGCGACGTGCAGGGCACGATCCCGCCCCGCGTCGAGTACAGCCTGACGCCGATCGGCGAGAAGATCTCGTTCAAGCTGCTGGAGCTGATCGAGCTCGTCGAGGGCGAGATGCCCGAGGTGCACGCCGCGCGGGCGCGGTACGACGACACCCGTCGATAG
- a CDS encoding glycoside hydrolase: MDNIGASGAWWPNDLVNFAPSVQQNVANLLFSGSGLALSAYRYNIGGGGTAVTTPARAPQTFRTSSGAYDWNRDPGGRLFLQYAAQAGVPDLIGFVNSAPSVWTSNGQSCGGTLVSGSTQAYATYLADIAAHFDGLGQHLDYLSPMNEPTNSFSGCGQEGMLVPVAQRDDVVRTVGATLASRGLTTAISADESSAVSGFNSEVPQWIGQSGTAQYVSNLAHHTYDNPNDAARTAAMNVGRTNGKKTWASEICCFTGIGGGWAQGYDPTITGGLAISEKIFRDFSVTYDSAFHWWVALASGIGCDPVASPGCQNSANSSGWSDGLIYYDPNYASNGNQSLYLTKRYYALGQYSKFVRPGAVRYNVTGAPSGVQVSAFDHNGQWTLVVNNVNTASTSLTVHFNAKSNVSAGSAYRTSATENWASVAGPTVSGSTVSATLPARSITTYVLNQTGGGSSSITSPLTGVASGKCLEVPGGATANSTQTAIYTCNGGTNQSWTYTAASELRVYGNKCLEAYQQGTADGTRAVIYDCNGGVNQRWRTNANGQLVGEQSGKCVDVTGASTANGALLILWTCHGGTNQAWQRP; encoded by the coding sequence ATCGACAACATCGGCGCGTCCGGCGCCTGGTGGCCCAACGACCTGGTGAACTTCGCGCCGTCCGTCCAGCAGAACGTCGCGAACCTGCTCTTCTCCGGAAGCGGCCTGGCGCTGAGCGCGTACCGCTACAACATCGGCGGCGGCGGGACCGCGGTCACCACCCCGGCCCGGGCGCCGCAGACCTTCCGCACCTCGTCCGGCGCCTACGACTGGAACCGCGACCCCGGCGGGCGGCTGTTCCTCCAGTACGCCGCGCAGGCCGGAGTGCCGGACCTGATCGGCTTCGTCAACAGCGCGCCGTCCGTGTGGACCAGCAACGGGCAGAGCTGCGGCGGCACGCTCGTCTCCGGCAGCACCCAGGCGTACGCCACGTACCTGGCGGACATCGCCGCGCACTTCGACGGGCTGGGTCAGCACCTGGACTACCTGAGCCCGATGAACGAGCCGACCAACAGCTTCAGCGGCTGCGGCCAGGAGGGCATGCTGGTGCCGGTGGCCCAGCGGGACGACGTCGTGCGGACCGTCGGCGCCACGCTCGCCTCGCGCGGCCTGACGACCGCGATCAGCGCGGACGAGTCGTCCGCGGTGAGCGGGTTCAACTCCGAGGTTCCACAGTGGATCGGTCAGAGCGGCACCGCGCAGTACGTGTCGAACCTGGCCCACCACACGTACGACAACCCGAACGACGCGGCCCGCACCGCGGCGATGAACGTGGGGCGGACCAACGGGAAGAAGACCTGGGCGAGCGAGATCTGCTGCTTCACCGGCATCGGCGGCGGCTGGGCCCAGGGGTACGACCCGACCATCACCGGCGGGCTCGCCATCTCCGAGAAGATCTTCCGGGACTTCAGCGTCACGTACGACAGCGCCTTCCACTGGTGGGTCGCGCTGGCGTCCGGGATCGGGTGCGACCCGGTCGCCAGTCCCGGCTGCCAGAACTCGGCCAACTCGTCCGGCTGGAGCGACGGCCTGATCTACTACGACCCGAACTACGCCAGCAACGGCAACCAGTCCCTGTACCTGACCAAGCGGTACTACGCGCTCGGCCAGTACAGCAAGTTCGTCCGGCCCGGGGCGGTGCGCTACAACGTGACCGGTGCGCCGAGCGGCGTGCAGGTCTCCGCGTTCGACCACAATGGACAGTGGACCCTGGTCGTCAACAACGTCAACACGGCCAGCACGTCGCTGACCGTCCACTTCAACGCGAAGTCCAATGTGAGCGCGGGCTCGGCGTACCGGACCAGCGCCACGGAGAACTGGGCCTCGGTGGCGGGCCCGACGGTCTCCGGCAGCACGGTCAGCGCGACCCTGCCGGCGCGCAGCATCACGACGTACGTGCTCAACCAGACCGGCGGCGGGAGCAGCTCGATCACCAGCCCGCTGACCGGCGTGGCGTCCGGCAAGTGCCTGGAGGTGCCCGGCGGCGCGACCGCGAACAGCACCCAGACGGCCATCTACACCTGCAACGGCGGCACGAACCAGAGCTGGACGTACACCGCCGCGTCCGAGCTGCGGGTGTACGGCAACAAGTGCCTGGAGGCGTACCAGCAGGGCACCGCGGACGGCACCCGGGCGGTGATCTACGACTGCAACGGCGGCGTCAACCAGAGATGGCGGACGAACGCCAACGGTCAGCTCGTCGGGGAGCAGTCGGGCAAGTGTGTGGATGTTACCGGCGCGAGCACCGCGAACGGCGCGCTGCTGATCCTGTGGACCTGCCACGGCGGCACCAACCAGGCGTGGCAGCGCCCGTAG
- a CDS encoding NAD(P)H-binding protein, translated as MTITVTAATGNLGRLAIQALLDQGVPAGDIVAAVRSPEKAADLAAQGVQVREADYSKPETLSTALAGTDKLLLISGSEVGQRIPQHTNVVNAAVAAGVSLIVYTSALRADTADLPVAPDHKATEEIIRSSGLPYVFLRNGWYLENYTENLARPWSTARSSAPPATARSPRPRAPTTPPRPPPS; from the coding sequence ATGACCATCACCGTCACGGCCGCGACCGGCAACCTCGGTCGCCTCGCCATCCAGGCCCTCCTCGACCAGGGCGTACCGGCCGGCGACATCGTCGCCGCCGTGCGCAGCCCGGAGAAGGCCGCCGACCTGGCCGCCCAGGGCGTACAGGTGCGCGAGGCCGACTACTCGAAGCCGGAGACCCTGAGCACCGCGCTCGCCGGCACCGACAAGCTCCTGCTGATCTCGGGCAGCGAGGTGGGCCAGCGGATTCCGCAGCACACCAACGTCGTGAACGCGGCGGTGGCGGCCGGCGTCTCCCTGATCGTCTACACCAGCGCGCTGCGCGCCGACACCGCGGACCTGCCCGTCGCGCCCGACCACAAGGCCACCGAGGAGATCATCCGCAGCTCCGGCCTGCCGTACGTCTTCCTGCGCAACGGCTGGTACCTCGAGAACTACACCGAGAACCTGGCCCGGCCCTGGAGCACGGCGCGATCCTCGGCTCCGCCGGCGACGGCAAGGTCTCCGCGGCCACGCGCGCCGACTACGCCGCCGCGGCCGCCGCCGTCCTGA
- a CDS encoding TetR/AcrR family transcriptional regulator gives MTTEYTGGGDPKRSMELLWGIQERSRRGPKPRLSVDQITAAAIGLADRDGLAALSMRKVADRLGVTAMSLYTYVPGKAELLDLMLDRVCGETAKPDEVPGGWRARLELVARENWALYLRHPWLLHVATNRPVLGPNLIAKYDYELRAVDGTGLGAVETDMVVTLVSDYIHGAVRGALAAAEVRRRTGKTDDEWWSEYAPLLEQVFDAERYPTAARIGGEAGAEYQAASDPARAFEFGLARLLDGVAALISGR, from the coding sequence GTGACCACCGAATACACCGGCGGGGGCGACCCGAAGCGGAGCATGGAGCTGCTCTGGGGAATCCAGGAGCGCTCCCGGCGCGGCCCCAAGCCGCGGCTGTCCGTGGACCAGATCACGGCGGCCGCGATCGGGCTCGCCGACCGCGACGGCCTCGCCGCGCTGTCCATGCGGAAGGTCGCCGACCGGCTCGGCGTCACCGCCATGTCCCTCTACACGTACGTGCCGGGCAAGGCGGAACTGCTCGACCTCATGCTCGACCGGGTGTGCGGCGAGACCGCCAAGCCGGACGAGGTGCCGGGCGGCTGGCGGGCCCGGCTGGAGCTGGTCGCCCGCGAGAACTGGGCGCTGTACCTGCGCCACCCCTGGCTGCTGCACGTCGCGACGAACCGGCCGGTGCTCGGCCCCAACCTCATCGCCAAGTACGACTACGAGCTGCGCGCGGTCGACGGCACCGGTCTCGGCGCGGTCGAGACGGACATGGTGGTCACGCTGGTCAGCGACTACATCCACGGCGCGGTACGGGGCGCGCTCGCCGCCGCCGAGGTGCGCCGGCGTACCGGCAAGACCGACGACGAGTGGTGGTCGGAGTACGCGCCGCTGCTGGAGCAGGTCTTCGACGCCGAGCGCTACCCCACCGCGGCCCGCATCGGCGGCGAGGCGGGGGCCGAGTACCAAGCGGCCTCGGACCCCGCCCGCGCCTTCGAGTTCGGCCTCGCCCGCCTGCTCGACGGCGTGGCCGCGCTCATATCCGGTCGATGA
- a CDS encoding ABC transporter substrate-binding protein, whose protein sequence is MATGNAFNRRLFLRGAGGLAAASALAACGGNTGREDSSSGSGKTISQWYHQYGEAGTQQAAQKYADAYKDAKINMQWVPGDYDNKISSGLLASDGPDVFEWHFNYQLAKSNQVVPLDDILGDAKSDYSEADLFSNSLDGKVYGIRMIDDPQLIFYRKSMLDKAGVAPPTTIDELIAATKALTTKDVKGLFIGNDGGVAWAANHVVPAAGHQYLTSDRKVDFNNDAVASAMLKVRELMATKGLLLGAPTEWWDPSAFNQGLCAITRQGLWAMPAVQKALGDDFGVIPTPSFGATGKPAIYLGGWSTFVSAKAKDVDAAKAFVKWLWIDNTEYQEDWALNYGFHIPPRKSLAAKAAKLQSGPAAETLKLTEQYGWVDDPAFTQTMRTTFTDAVTNIVQKNKDPKSELAGAASKVDAELKSLFG, encoded by the coding sequence ATGGCGACAGGTAACGCGTTCAACCGCCGGCTGTTCCTGCGCGGCGCGGGCGGTCTGGCCGCGGCCAGTGCGCTCGCGGCCTGCGGCGGCAACACCGGCCGCGAGGACAGCTCGTCCGGCAGCGGCAAGACGATTTCGCAGTGGTACCACCAGTACGGCGAGGCCGGCACGCAGCAGGCGGCGCAGAAGTACGCGGACGCGTACAAGGACGCCAAGATCAATATGCAGTGGGTCCCCGGCGACTACGACAACAAGATCTCCAGCGGCCTGCTGGCCAGCGACGGCCCGGACGTCTTCGAGTGGCACTTCAACTACCAGCTCGCCAAGTCCAACCAGGTCGTGCCGCTGGACGACATCCTCGGCGACGCCAAGAGCGACTACAGCGAAGCGGACCTGTTCTCCAACTCGCTGGACGGCAAGGTCTACGGCATCCGCATGATCGACGACCCGCAGCTGATCTTCTACCGCAAGAGCATGCTGGACAAGGCCGGCGTCGCCCCGCCGACCACGATCGACGAGCTGATCGCGGCCACCAAGGCGCTCACCACCAAGGACGTCAAGGGCCTGTTCATCGGCAACGACGGCGGCGTCGCCTGGGCCGCCAACCACGTCGTGCCCGCGGCCGGCCACCAGTACCTGACCTCGGACCGCAAGGTCGACTTCAACAACGACGCGGTCGCCAGCGCGATGCTCAAGGTGCGCGAGCTGATGGCCACCAAGGGCCTGCTGCTCGGCGCGCCCACCGAGTGGTGGGACCCGTCCGCGTTCAACCAGGGCCTGTGCGCGATCACCCGGCAGGGCCTGTGGGCCATGCCCGCCGTGCAGAAGGCGCTCGGCGACGACTTCGGGGTGATCCCGACGCCGTCGTTCGGCGCCACCGGCAAGCCGGCCATCTACCTGGGCGGCTGGTCCACGTTCGTCAGCGCCAAGGCCAAGGACGTCGACGCCGCCAAGGCGTTCGTGAAGTGGCTGTGGATCGACAACACCGAGTACCAGGAGGACTGGGCGCTCAACTACGGCTTCCACATCCCGCCGCGCAAGAGCCTCGCCGCCAAGGCCGCCAAGCTGCAGAGCGGGCCGGCCGCCGAGACGCTGAAGCTGACCGAGCAGTACGGCTGGGTGGACGACCCGGCGTTCACGCAGACCATGCGGACCACGTTCACCGACGCGGTGACCAACATCGTGCAGAAGAACAAGGACCCGAAGTCCGAGCTGGCCGGCGCGGCGTCCAAGGTGGACGCCGAGTTGAAGTCGCTGTTCGGATAG
- a CDS encoding beta-galactosidase: MAFEIAALPGFAFGGDYSAEQWSEEVWTDDVRLMKAAGVNLATVGVFSWAMLETAPRRYEFGWLDRLMDLLAGHGIAADLATATATPPPWFSHAHPESLPVGPDGQRLWYGSRQSFCPSSPAYRAAAVALVEALATRYADHPALALWHVNNEYGCHIARCWCDTSALAFRAWLRDRYGDIDALNAAWGTAFWSQRYTAWDEVIPPRNTPSFTNPTQQLDFYRFSSDELLACYRAERDTLRRLSPGVPVTTNFLNDRWKVDFWSWVGEVDLVAMDHYLVAERADPYADLAFIADLARSLAGRRPWALMEHATSAVNWQPRNLAKPPGRLRRDSLAHVARGADAVLYFQWRASRAGAEKWHSGMVPHAGTDSKVWREVVGLGTELGALAEVAGSEVDADVAILLDWSSVWAQSHESQPSVDMDPVALTEAWHGALRAATVTCDFAPPGADLSRYKLVLAPALHLVSDADAANLASYVSSGGIVVVGPYSGVVDEHDHIRLGGYGAWRDVLGVRVEEFFPLDAGRTVALSGGGTGRLWTELAATTTAETLVTYADGPLAGGPALTRNRYGAGTAYGLTTHLAGTDLRDLLSRVALAAGVVPVVPDPPPGVEAVRRSHPDGRAYTFVANDSDLPVEVTVDGEVLTGGSAVDGRVRVPAGGLAVVRR, from the coding sequence ATGGCGTTCGAAATTGCCGCCCTCCCGGGCTTCGCCTTCGGGGGTGACTACAGTGCCGAGCAGTGGTCGGAGGAGGTCTGGACCGACGACGTGCGGCTGATGAAGGCCGCCGGGGTCAACCTGGCCACGGTCGGCGTCTTCTCCTGGGCGATGCTGGAGACCGCACCCCGCCGGTACGAGTTCGGCTGGCTCGACCGCCTGATGGACCTGCTCGCCGGCCACGGGATCGCCGCCGACCTGGCCACCGCCACCGCCACACCGCCACCGTGGTTCAGCCACGCCCACCCCGAGTCGTTGCCCGTCGGGCCCGACGGGCAACGCCTTTGGTACGGCAGCCGCCAGTCCTTCTGCCCCAGCTCACCGGCGTACCGGGCGGCCGCGGTGGCGCTGGTCGAGGCGTTGGCCACCCGGTACGCCGACCACCCCGCGCTGGCCCTCTGGCACGTCAACAACGAGTACGGCTGCCACATCGCCCGGTGCTGGTGCGACACCTCGGCGCTCGCCTTCCGCGCGTGGCTGCGCGACCGGTACGGCGACATCGACGCCCTCAACGCGGCCTGGGGCACGGCGTTCTGGTCGCAGCGCTACACCGCGTGGGACGAGGTCATCCCGCCCCGCAACACGCCCAGCTTCACCAACCCGACCCAGCAGCTCGACTTCTACCGGTTCTCCTCGGACGAGCTGCTGGCCTGCTACCGGGCCGAACGCGACACGCTGCGCCGCCTCTCCCCCGGCGTACCGGTCACCACGAACTTCCTCAACGACCGGTGGAAGGTCGACTTCTGGTCCTGGGTCGGCGAGGTCGACCTGGTCGCGATGGACCACTACCTGGTGGCCGAGCGCGCCGACCCGTACGCGGATCTGGCCTTCATCGCGGACCTGGCGCGGTCGCTCGCCGGCCGCCGCCCGTGGGCGCTGATGGAGCACGCCACCAGCGCGGTCAACTGGCAGCCCCGCAACCTGGCCAAGCCGCCCGGCCGGCTGCGCCGCGACTCCCTCGCGCACGTGGCCCGCGGCGCCGACGCGGTGCTGTACTTCCAGTGGCGGGCCTCCCGGGCCGGCGCCGAGAAGTGGCACTCCGGCATGGTGCCGCACGCCGGCACCGACTCCAAGGTGTGGCGCGAGGTGGTCGGGCTGGGCACCGAGCTGGGGGCGCTCGCCGAGGTCGCCGGCAGCGAGGTGGACGCCGACGTGGCGATCCTGCTGGACTGGTCCAGCGTCTGGGCGCAGAGCCACGAGAGCCAGCCCAGCGTCGACATGGACCCGGTGGCGCTCACCGAGGCGTGGCACGGCGCGCTGCGGGCCGCGACCGTCACGTGCGACTTCGCGCCGCCCGGCGCCGACCTGTCCCGGTACAAGCTGGTGCTGGCGCCCGCCCTGCACCTGGTGAGCGACGCCGACGCGGCGAACCTGGCCTCTTACGTGTCCTCGGGTGGGATCGTCGTGGTGGGCCCGTACAGCGGCGTGGTCGACGAGCACGACCACATCCGGCTGGGCGGCTACGGCGCCTGGCGGGACGTGCTGGGCGTACGCGTGGAGGAGTTCTTCCCGCTCGACGCCGGCCGCACCGTCGCCCTCTCCGGCGGCGGCACGGGTCGACTGTGGACGGAGCTGGCCGCGACGACCACCGCCGAGACGCTCGTGACGTACGCGGACGGGCCCCTGGCGGGCGGGCCGGCGCTGACCCGTAACCGGTACGGCGCCGGCACCGCGTACGGGCTGACCACCCACCTGGCCGGCACCGACCTGCGCGACCTGCTCAGCCGGGTGGCTCTTGCGGCGGGGGTGGTGCCGGTCGTACCGGATCCCCCACCCGGCGTCGAGGCGGTCCGCCGCAGCCACCCCGACGGCCGCGCGTACACGTTCGTGGCCAACGACAGCGACCTCCCCGTCGAAGTGACGGTCGACGGGGAGGTGCTCACCGGCGGTTCAGCGGTGGACGGCCGCGTCCGCGTCCCCGCCGGTGGCCTCGCGGTGGTGCGCCGCTAG
- a CDS encoding ABC transporter permease, with product MTRLRWALADGWTITLRDLNHWVAQPVQIVFGLLFPVLMVLMFGYLFGGGIAVPGGGDYREFLMPGMYAMTMVFGIEATYAAVTADAARGVTDRFRAMPMAGSAVVVGRSAADMLNSALGLAVMVACGLAVGWRWHEGLGRAMLAFGLLLLLRFALLWLGIYLALALRSPEALVALQVLVWPIGFLSNTYVSPETMPGWLGAIAEWNPLSSTVAAARELFGNPGWGGDSWITQHAVLMAVAWPLLLIAVFFPLSVRAYRRLSS from the coding sequence GTGACCAGACTGCGCTGGGCGCTCGCGGACGGCTGGACGATCACCCTGCGGGACCTGAACCACTGGGTCGCGCAGCCCGTCCAGATCGTGTTCGGGTTGCTCTTCCCCGTGCTCATGGTGCTGATGTTCGGGTACCTATTCGGCGGCGGGATCGCCGTGCCGGGCGGTGGGGACTACCGCGAGTTCCTCATGCCCGGCATGTACGCGATGACCATGGTGTTCGGCATCGAGGCGACGTACGCGGCGGTCACCGCCGACGCGGCCCGGGGCGTGACCGACCGGTTCCGGGCGATGCCGATGGCCGGCTCGGCGGTGGTGGTCGGCCGCAGCGCCGCCGACATGCTCAACTCGGCGCTGGGACTGGCGGTCATGGTGGCGTGCGGGCTGGCCGTCGGCTGGCGGTGGCACGAGGGCCTCGGCCGGGCGATGCTGGCGTTCGGGCTGCTCCTGCTGCTGCGGTTCGCGCTGCTGTGGCTGGGCATCTACCTCGCGCTGGCGCTGCGCAGCCCGGAGGCGCTGGTCGCCCTGCAGGTGCTGGTGTGGCCGATCGGGTTCCTGTCCAACACGTACGTTTCGCCGGAGACGATGCCGGGCTGGCTCGGCGCGATCGCGGAGTGGAACCCGCTGTCGTCCACCGTCGCCGCGGCCCGGGAGCTCTTCGGCAACCCGGGCTGGGGCGGCGACTCCTGGATCACCCAGCACGCCGTGCTCATGGCGGTGGCGTGGCCGCTGCTGCTGATCGCGGTGTTCTTCCCCCTGTCCGTGCGCGCGTACCGGCGCCTGAGCAGCTAG